The Fusarium fujikuroi IMI 58289 draft genome, chromosome FFUJ_chr01 sequence TCTAGATGGCATCTTGAATGCCGAGTTCGCAAAGATCTTGGCACAGGGAAGCGGTTCGATGCATGGAGTTGATAGCTCCGCTTCCATGATTGAAGCTGCCAGAGAACTGTGCAAAGGTTCTCAGAACGCTACCTTTGATGGTAAGCCAGCCAACCTAACTGCTTATCCCTGATTCACTGACCATTTGTAGTATTGGACGCTACGCAGCTTGTCTCTAAGCCAGAATTACAAAAAGGAGCTTTCACCAAGGTTTTCTCTAACGCAGCCATGCACTGGATTCTCCGCCCAGAAGATACTCGTGCTCAATTCTTCAAGGGTGTCTACGCTTCACTGGCCCCTGGTGGTTCATTCGTCTTCGAGATGGGCGGTTTCGGTAACGTTTCTGAAATGCGAACTGCTGCTCTTAGTGCTGTTGGTCGCCGCATTGGTATGCAAGCCGCTCTTGCAGCTGATCCATGGTTCTTCCCTGACGAAGCATGGGTCACAAAGGCGCTGCAAGACGCAGGCTTCGTTGTTGAACGGGCTGAGCGGGAGTGGcggccaacaccaactgACAAAGGCGGTGTTGAGGGTTGGATTAGACTCATGGCAAGTCAGTTCATAGATGCCATTtcagatgagaaggagagggaggAAGCTGTGCAGGAATGTGTGGGCGTGCTGAGGGAGGTCTGTCGTAATCCTTCTGGTGGGGAGACGATACACTATGTGAGGCTCAGAGGCGTAGCGAGGAAGCCTGAATAGTGGTGAACCATGAGCTATGACTGATAGTAACTGTAGCATGGGGAAACGTCAAATAGAAACGCCTCTCCATCTTGATAGAAATCTTGTTAGTGGTATTGAAGCTCCACCGATATCGGTGTATCATTGTGAGGATCTTCTAGAACGATGCCCGGCCGTAAGAATGTAAGTGGTGATGATTAGTCAGTCACGTCAGTGAAGCTCGGAAATTTCTAGGCGACTTGCGTCAGCGTCTGTAACTGAGAATTGTTCAAGTCTCATGCAATCACTTGCCCCAGGGGCAATAAAGCCCAAGGCACCTAGACTTTACGTGGCCTACTGACCTCCAGCGGTTTCTGCAAAATATTTACTTCCTGAATATGATGAATCCTTTTGTATTACATCAAGATTGCATTCTAGATGATACCTAGCTCATGAAGTcatttcttccatctctATCGCACTGAAACACCTGCATCGATCGTGAAACCACCACAACTTACCCTGCAAAAGCacgacatcatcatgcccGAACACGATGCACTCGTGTTGTCGTATAGCCACTTGGCCAAGCTTCCCAGAGCGAACGATGCCCTGCAGACCTTGAAGAAAGTAGCTTCCCTTGTGAAGCCTATAATGCGAGCGCGCAACTGGAAAGTCCGAGAGTTGGCCGAGTTCTATCCTGAACAACataatcttttaggtaggcCCCAGATGAACTTCTCCAGGTCATCGACCATATTAAATGTAGTTCATAGGTCTCAATATCAACCGAGGAGCCAAGATATGTCTTCGTTTGCGACATGCTGGGGATAAAAACCAGTTTATGCCTATCGAAAGTGTTGTCGATACAATGCTACACGAGTTGTCGCACATAGTCCATGGCCCTCACGATGCCAAGTTTCATGCCCTTTGGGATCAGCTCAGAGATGAGCACGAGGGTCTGGTTCTTAAAGGCTACACCGGAGAAGGCTTCCTCTCAGAGGGGCGGCGTCTTGGAGGCTCAAGAATACCACCCCTCGAGGCTCGTCGAGTGGCAcgagaggctgaagagaagcgaCGAGCTCGCCCCGGTACTGGATCAGGCAAACGTCTAGGGGGCTCTGCTCCTCGGCCAGGTGAAGATATTCGGAGAGTAATTGCGGATGCTGCTGAGCGGCGGAGCAGGATCCTTAAGGGTTGTGGCACAGATAACCTCAGCGAAACTCAAATTCGCAACATTTCAGACAATGCCACAAAGAACGGTTTTCGAACACaggccgaagaagacgaggctAATGATGCAGCCATAGCTCAAGCCCTGTGGGAACTAGTGCAGGAAGACAAATCTGTCGAATACGGCAACTCTTACATCGCTCCCACGGCGGACAACCCAACTGGAAATGGAGGCGGATCAGTAATCCCGCATAGGGGACCTGGTGGTAGTTCGGAGAGGTCTGGAGAGCCTCCAGGCTGGACATGCAGCACTTGTACTCTGCACAATCCTGCTAACTATCTATGTTGTGACGCCTGTGGGATGGAGCGGTCCGAGATGAGTCCAAGGTCACAACAGGTTAAGAACAACCGCCGATCCAGATCGCCAGTATCGCAACCTGCTGTTATTGACTTGACGACTTCGAGTCCGCCACGAGATCAGCAGAAGTCTGCCACAGCGTCGCGGAATTCAAGGCCAAGAGTCACAGGTCAAGAAACTGCATCGTCGGGACCGCAGATGTGGGAATGTAGTTTTTGTGGGACGGTGATGGAAAAGAAGTGGTGGACTTGTTCGACATGTGGGAAAATCAAGGACAATTCACGATAGTTAGTTTGAGAATTGCGCTGCGGTTGGTCAACAATACGAACTAGAGCGAATCAAAGCCTTGAACCCTTGTTTCTCGTGTCTTGGTTGTCGATCAATAATGACTTCATAGACGCTGGGTCTTGGTCTTTAAGGATTAAGTCTGCGACAGTCTCATATGTCAAGTGCGGgttttttttccctctggAGCGAGGCCAAGACGCAGGGGCCAGGTCAACCAAGATCGTATTGAGATTCccaagagaaaaaaagatgATATTAATGAGACTTTGCAGGATCCGGAAAGGCGCCGATTGGAACTGGAGATGATCTGCAAGGCGGGCTTGGACGCCATCGGAGCTTGTAACAATTAGACCCTAGCAGAAACCGGGCGGGTTGGGGACAGAGGCATTCGGGTGAAACAACAAAAGATGGAGGAAAAAGAAGTGCTTACGCTTGAAGCGGCTGATGAGGAACAGCCAAGCAGAAGGGTGCAGCAAGTAACTGTTAGGTATCCTGCATGAAAATGCTATAGGATGCATCTGCGAGATGCCTTTGCGGTTCCTGCTTGGGTTTAGTTGGCATGCCAAGAGATTGATGTGTTTGCATCTTCCTGCGTGAATGGAAGTTGGTGATTTGAAATGCGGATGTGCAAATGACACCGGAGTTTTTCATGCTAGAATCAATTCTGGGCTTAGCCATAAGGTCTAGATGCCGATAGACTCAAGGCCAGACCACTCGATACAACCACAAATAGACGGCGGCAGTATGCAGCTAACTGTCCGGAATGCATCTGTGGGAGGATAATTGTGCATTTCATCGTAACACAACCGCTTTATTAGCTGCCAGCTGGCAGAGTAGATTCCAGCCCAGTTGCTAAAACAGGCACATTTGTTGCCCTCAACGGCTAGCTGATCAAGGACAAGCAGTGAAACTTGATGAGTAATTATAAACCCGTTGGAATCGGAACGACTCGGTTTTATAGTCACCATCTTTGTGTCCCCAACATTGAAATGCAAAAAGTGAAAGTGTCTGCGTGGTGCCTGAAAGGCCGCAACACCTCATTCGTCGGTTCCCGCGATCTCCTGTGTCGTGCAGCACATCCATCCCTTGGAAGTGGGGAAACTCTTCCAAAGCCAGCATCAGCGTGGATGGAGATGCGAGTGCAAATGTAACCACATCAGACGAGATAGTGTTGTACATACTGTGACAAAGCGTTGTGCGCCAGGGACCCATATGCCATATTGTTCAAATCAGTTGACAGCAAACATATGTACTGACGAGGCGGTGATGCCTTGTAGGATTCAATGATTTGAGTCTGATCGAAAATAGTCTCATTGGGTACCCGTAAGGTATTGATTGATTGTGCCGAGATTATGGAATCTCTAGCGCCGAGGAGCTCCCGCTGTTGATGGTGGACAAATGACAAACAACTCGTCCCGTGATAGGGTAGGTCTACGAATGAATTGGATGGCTGCGGAGGAGGGTGTTGGTTAGACGTTATGTTGCAACAGTCAATTCAAAAATccccatgatgatgatcaggATCATGTTTAAATGTCCAATATGACCAATCTGAGGTCAGGATATCAGAGGAGGAAGCCGATGTGGAAAGGTAACTCTTGTGGTTCCGCAGCCCCAAAGTCGGGCGGATGACACGGATCAATAGACTTCCGTCACCTTCATCAACTCTggtctgtttctgtttctgccctgccctgtctGTGGTTGCGGAGATCGAGGCTACCATTCCCACGGGATGGCCCTTGTACTTACTGTAGATTAGGCCGCCTTATTCTCTTGCCTGAATTGGTCTTCGGGCACATGTTTGAAGCTTGTTGATCGATCAAAGAAACGTGCTCGCATAATATCGAGTTTTGTGCAACCGTGACCGCAATCGGCTACGGTAAGGTTATCTTGTCCGATTCGGCTCCGTCTCTGCATAAGGCTGGGTTGTTGGTCTTTGTATTCAGTTGGACTTGTTGTGCTTGTTGTACTGTCCAGTACTGTGCTTTCTTAACCTCAAGATGTAACAGACTAGCCGGGGTCTCCCATGTTGGCGAGCAGGAGCAGGTCTATACTGACACGCCAGAGCTAAAGCGACCTAGTTTACGATTCTGGGCTCTCTTAGATGTGATATTCGATTTTGACATTGCGGCATCGGGATCGCATGTTATCGTGCGTTTCCGAGGTTCACGAGGAATCTTCAGCGATCGAGTCTGTGCCCATTTCGAGACAAGGTCTTTCGTTGAAGAACTGTTCACCGCAGAAATCAGGGCTTGCGACTGGAGCCCATGCATGCCATGCCATTCTCATGCTCGATCGGCATTTCAAGAACAAGGGAGGGTGAAGTGGGCCCGGCTGTGGAGGCGATCCCGACCCTGGACAACGCCGCGGCGCTCTCTTAGGTGAGCAGCCGGCTTCAACCGCCCCACTCTACAGCACCTCTCAGTGGAGAGGATCCGCACGCCTTGCCCCCCAGACCCTCTGTGAGGCGCTGAGAGGGGACCTAAGCGACTACCAACAGGGCGTTAGACCCCCGTAAGAACCCTCCACTGCTGAAGGTTGTGAGACCCCGCCCGCTTGTCcctcgctcgctcgctcgctcattgtgttggtggtggcacCAGCTCTTGCCTATCCTATCACGTACCCCGGCACCAGGAGGAAGGTGACGGGAGGTGTGTCAATTCAGGGTCCTTCCTGTCCTTGGGTGTCGACTGCTTTCCTTCGCGGCTTGGAGTGAAAATCAATACCTATTCCTTTCAACGCTGTTGCACAAGAAAAACCTCGAATGTTTTATTTTCCCTTCCTCTGCCTGTATCTTCTCCTACACCAACATCTGATTCAACCTTGACTTTTGTTGTAGAAGCCCGGTCTTCTCCACCTCAAGCCTGGGCTTCCAGCTCATCCTGCTAAAGCTGTCATCTCTATTCCAGCTTTACGGTATACATTGCCATCTCAGCTGAGCTGTCTCGTTCGTCCACTGGCTTTCCGGTTCAGGCACACCAAAACGTGGTATATCATACTTGTTTTGTTTACAAAGACATCAACTTCTCGTAACTCGCCCTACCATTAACCTCCCTCCCGTTCCTGACCCAAACCAGTAAACCGTCTTAACACGCCCTTCAAAGTCTAATCCCGCCTCCGTCGACGCCGTCCCAAGACTAGCTAGACTTGAGCCACGGATTGCCTGACCTTTACGGCACTTTTCCCTCTCTGCGCCATGCCAATTCCCCGTCGCTGGTCACTTGTCGATTCGAAGTAGATCAACTCCACTGACTGCTTTCTTTTGGACCTTGTGTCAAGGTCGAGACCGCTGACGCCCCGGCCATCGCTTCCTTCGCCTACGACCAGTGCATTCACAACTTGCAACTCTGAATATTTACTCTCCCTTGCCATTCTGTTGTTCGGCTCCTCATCATTTGCTTATCCTTTAATACTCAACTCGCACGGAACGGCGTTCACTCTCCATGACTTATAACGCAGCACCGATATGAGCCCTCCCGAACAACCTCGTGAGAGCAGCCAAACTCGAGCTATTAGGCCCGCAGCAGCTGTGCACGACACCGGCTTTCCCTTGGCTTGCTCCGAATCACATCAAAATCAAATCCAAGCTCCTGTTCCGACCACATTTGACAATGTGCGACCGAGAGCCACTTTCGACTTGGTTAATGATATCAAGGGCCATGATGCCACCCCACGACCATTTGCCGGGGGACGTTTCCTCAGGGATTTGGGAGATGCTTCGCGCTCACCTTCGCAAAGCCCCTTTCGCCTAGCCATGCCTAGTATATCTCCTGGCCAGCTTGCATTCTCTGCAATGCAGTACTTGCCGGTACCAACCCTCGTTCTTAATAATCTCAAGACCGTCGTCCTGGCCAACGAAGCAATGGGCCGAATGCTAGGACTCATTACGGAAGATtcggatgaagaggatacTCTGCCGACTATCGAAAGCCTTCGCGGCCAGACCTTGTCTCAAGTCGGTGTTGATATCCTCCAGGATGGACAGCCTGTGTGGGCAACGTGGGAGGCTTTCCTCGATTCTCAGGTGGATGAAATGGGCGTGCGAGTTGCAGCAAGGGATCCACGACGATCATCACAGTCTGGCGGCGATGAGACGCCAACCGCAAGCACAATGCCTCTCCCCGAGAGGGCACCAAGCCCACCCGCGCGTAAAACGCAAGACTCCATCGTGGAAGTTGTTATCACCCGCAAAAATGGCAACAAGACAGCGTTTGATGGCCGCTATAACCCTAAAGAATCGGATTGTCAGGTATATGCTAAGATGATTATTACAATATGGGAACTCGAAGATCATCAGACGTTCTTCACACTCACCTTTACCAGCACGGAATCCCCGTCATCCACTCTTCATAGCACGAAACGACCCATTGCGAGACCGAGTATCCTCGAAGCTGCCGAGCGCAAATCTATTGCTCATTCAAACCCGTCCTCGGTTGCGTCAAGTCGAGATTCGAATTCACCATCATTTCATAGCCCAGGAATTGTCACTATGTCATCTAGCCCTTTCCCACCAATGGGCCCCCCTTCTGTCGCAACCCATTCAAGTACGCCTTCTCTTCTGCAAAAaatgctgttgatgaaagATGCACTGCTCAACAATACCCAAATGCCCATTTTAGCAATGTGGAAAGATGGTAGTGTCACCTTTCCCAACACGGCTGCTCGGAAACTCTTTGAGAAAGAAGCCCCGCTCGATACATCTCTTAATGGCTTTGATCTCATGCGGTATTGGCACATTTACACTGAGGACTTCTCGGAGCGCTTTGCGGTTGAAGACATGCCTATTTGCAAGCTGCTCAAGACGGAGAAGCCCTTCAGCGGATTCCGTGTTGGTATGTATGACGAAAACAGAAATAAGCGGATTTACGATGTCCTTGGTGAGGCTATTCGGGACGATTCCACTGGCGAGTTTCTCGCTGGTGTAGTTACTGGACGGGACGTTACTGTCATGACAGAAGAGATCACACAAATAAAAGAGCGGGATGAAGAGCGTTTCAAGCTCATTTGCGACACAATGCCTCAACTGGTATGGACAGCAACGCCTGATGGCATGGTCGACTTCTGGAATACTCGCTTTTACACCTACACAGGGCTCACTCCAGAGAACAGTCTTGGCAAGTCATGGGTGAACGCTTTTCACCCCGATGATCTTCCTGAAGCACACCGGAGATGGCAACACTCATTGAATACGGGCGATAGTTACGTGACGGAATACCGGTGCCAGAGTAAAGATGGTAACTGGCGTTGGTATCTCGGCCGGGCATTGCCTCAGCGTAACAAAGAAACCGGGGAAGTCGAGAAGTGGTTTGGTAAGTTTTGATCGATTAAGTTGAAATCTCGGGACTGACCATCCGTTTCACAGGAACCTGTACCGATGTCCACGAAAGTATCCAAACCAAGATGAGCGCGAAACGCACACGACAACAACTTCTTAGCGTCATTGCCCACTCTCATGTTACCATTTTTACGGTTGACCCCAAACGAAGGGTTACAATGCTCGAAGGCGCATTGATCTGGAACAACACTCACGAGGAGAACCATGATGGAACGAGGTGGTTCATTGGAGAGAATATGTATACTGTCTTCAATCGCTTGACAGCGCAACTGGCAGACGGAGAACGTCCTGAATTCCTTGAACCCATAGAGTTACTGCTTGACGGAAAAGCTACCGAAGACCTCAAGGAACACGGCATTGGTAAGGATAGGCACCAAACTTTATCTCGACAAGCTTTGCTAACCTAAAGTAGACGATCGTTGGTACCGAACTCGTTTCCTTCCCATGTTTGGCAAAAGGCCACAAGAAGGAGGTGCGAAGAACGATACGTATATCGAAGGGGTCATTGGTGTAATCATGGACGTTACCGAACTGAAAGTCCGCGAGGAAGCGCTGGAGAAGCAGTCCAAAGAAAAGCGAAGGGCGATGGCGAACGAAGCAgctgccaaggaggccaaTAGACTCAAGAGTCAATTTCTCGCCAATATGTCTCACGAAATCCGAACACCCATCACTGGTGTGTTAGGGATGGCCGAATTACTTAGCGGAATGCAATTGGACGCAGAGCAACAAGAATATGTCGAAAACATTCAGAGCTCGGCAACATCTCTGTTGACCGTTATCAATGACATTCTAGACTTCTCGAAGGTGGAGTCTGGGCGGTTGGATATCGAAGAGGTACAATTCTCCTTATCTCATATAGTTAAGGAAGTGGGGAGAATGCTTCAGTTTGCTGTTGAACGAAAGAACCTCGATTTTCAATCAGATATCGGAGATGGCATCGAAAACGATTTGGTGGTCATTGGTGACCCTGGACGTGTGAGGCAGATCCTGACCAATCTTCTTACCAACAGCATTAAATTCACCAATCAAGGATACGTCAGATTTTCAGTTACGGCAGAGAAAGAGACCTCGGAGTCTATTGAGGTTCGATTTTCGGTTGAAGATTCGGGAATTGGTATTCAGGACGATGTTCGCAAGAAGCTTTTCCAGCCTTTTAGCCAAGGTGATGCCTCAACCGCCCGACGGTTTGGTGGTACTGGGCTAGGTTTGACCATCTGTAAGAACTTACTCGACCTCATGCATGGCCGTATCTCGCTCGAATCGAATGTTGGCGTTGGAACTCGAGCAACCTTCTGGATCCCTTTCAATAAACCAAGCGGCCCGGCTGAGGCTGGCCTCGCTAATGCTGGTGCCATCCCTGACCGGCTTCAGTCTGAACTTAGCCTGTCTTGCAACAGTTCAGAATACGACCAGATTGTTGGCACCCCTCCGCCCTTCGACGGAATGCAGGCCAACAATGCGGGATCACGTCGGACTCGCTTCGGCATATCATCGACGTCAAGCCCAGACCAAGAACTTCCCGCATCAGAAAGAGCTAAGATCCACGTTTTGGTGGTGGAAGATAAGTAAGTATCAAGATGACTCTGGAAGACACTATCAAGCTAACCAGCCCAAGTCCTATCAACCAGAAGATTGCCACGAAAACCATTGGCAAACTCGGTTTCCAAGTGACGGCTGCTTGGAACGGCAAGGAAGCCCTGGAGTACCTTGCCGGTGTTCAAAAAGGTATCAAACAGAAGCCAGATATCATCCTCATGGATGTACAGATGCCCATCATCGATGGCTACAAGTGCACTCATCTTCTAAGACATCACATGCCTTACAAGCCTTTGGTTCAAGATGTGCCGATTGTGGCCATGACGGCATCGGCTATCCAGGGTGATCGTGAAAAATGCACCAAAGCTGGGATGGATGATTATCTCGCCAAGCCAGTTCGAGGTGTtatcttggagaagatgctttTACGATGGTGCCACTCTCGACGTCGGACATCGGCGACACCAGACCCTACTGCCTCAGACTGTTCAGAGATGAGCGAGCACTGCGACAATGCTGATATTCCGAACATTGGCATCGATGACAATGACATGCCGCAAACATCTGAGGAGATCAATGGCAGCCCCATCACACCTCGGCCGTTGACCACCAACGGATACCAGAACGAGCCGTCACCCTTTGATTCTACCGGGTTGGCAGTGCAGGTCCGACGACCAGAAGGAGAGACTGAATGGTCTAACAGGCTACAAGAGACAAAACTCATCGACGCTGCAGGGGGGTCGTCAAGCTATCGGAGGAACTCATACCACGAACTACAGACCGGAGATTCGTTGACCGAAGAGAACGTCAATAGGTTGAAGAGCGAGAATCAGTCGACGACACGTCGATAAACTAATGAAACTATCGGCCGGGCTGTGGAACCAACAACCGATCGGTTCATCGCGACCGAAACTATTGAAACATGTTATTGCTGGATCGCCGATCTAACCTCGCCCACAGCGGGAAACAATACCCACAATCACTCACAGAACCCCCTCTCCGATAAGCGCGGATTCATTTTTAAACTCTTCTTTCGGCTACAGCATTGGCAAAAAAAGTATGCAGGCATTGATTGCATTACACACGGTGGAAATGGCGTTGAAACGGGATACCGCTCACATCTAGCGAGCAGAAGAATCAGTGGAGAACACACTCAGGCCATGATGTTCTGAATTTTTGTGCTCCTATTGTTGCGTGTTTTGTCTTTTATCATCTATAGACGGACGGGTTCCAGCATTCtggcaaaaagaaaaacgGGAGGACCTTTCTGATTGCCTGTACATGCTTTGGCGAAAATACGCATCTATGGATTATGGACTGGGAAGATAAATAGTTGAAAGGATTAAGTTTTTTGTTACGTACGAAACAGCAGGAACATGGATGAATGATGGGATGGATCGATGATACCTTTTTTGACTATTTAATATTTGCTTTTCAATTATTTGAAGCTGGACCAAGATACATATTCAGTCCAAGTGGCCCATACAATTACGCCTCGCTTGCTATGTTCaaacttttaataataccaAAGAGATTACTGTTCAATAATTATCGTCAAAGCCGTAAGACTCATGCACGAAATTGACAGTGCATACAATCGATTGATGCCAGATACGTGATACGATTTTCGGGCATCTCGACATGTCACGCTCTAAGATCGTGGCTTGATCTAGACCTCGGTCTCGATTCCCGGCTGCTTAGACGAGTGGTCAAAGACACCGGAAGCTTTGTCCCCAACTCGATACATCTTATTCTTGATCCACTTGGCCGTTCGCGGGATCTAGGCCCATCTGTTAGTTCCAGTCTTACTTATGGCACGCCCCCTCTAAAAGCGGGAGGGCAGAAATAGAAAACAAATTTGAAAGCCACGTGCGACTCATACAAGGGTATCAGGAGCTTACCTTCCATTGCATTAGACCCCGATGTTGGCGATGCAGGCGTTTATCTCGACGGCGGTAATCCCTGAGCTGGTCTATAGGACCCTGTTTGTGATCTGCGCTCCCATCTGGGACACTGGAAACCTGaccgtcttcgtcttctgtATCTGAGGAACTGGAACTGGAGTCCGAGTTGCTGCCTATAGAGCCTGCACGGCGGACACGCTGGCTGCAGCCCTCGTCATCAGAATCATCAGACTCCACAATACCggcttctctttcttggtgGCCGACTTCAAGATTGTCGCGAGCAGTTTCGATCACTTCCACAACATTTTGAAGATGTTCGTCTCGGCTCGCCCAGCGAGAATGGGCACTTCCCTGGAAGGACGTTAGCAACTGATAAAGCCTGCCATAAATTATCATAGGTGCTAGTAGAATGCTTACCAAACCGGACCAGAATGTGAGCTTGAGTTTGATAGTGCCCAGACGTTCACCACACTCCTCTAAACAGCAAGCTGTAGCACGCTGGAAATCGCCTTTCCAAATGGGTAGTTCCaactctgtttcttcttcgtcggcAATGTCTTTAAGCCAAAGGACAGCAAATGCGGTCGTGCCATCTCCAAAGAATCCCTTCTCCCGGAAAGCGATTGACATGCAACTGCTGTATCTCTTAGCAACCGCCAGAGCAAGTGATCTACCTCGTTTCGATTTCCAAGTCACTGTTCCTTGATCGGCACCATCCTCAGTATACATCTTCGCACTACTGATACTGGTCCGGAACTTGAGCTTCGATGAGCGAAGTTCCTTGGGACAGTCTACCACGGTGACAGCGGGCTGGACCTCGATTGTGCCATACTGCCATCCTAGGAGATTTCGTGGTGCTTGGAGTTGAACACTTCGGAAGACCATTGAGATTCGGACTCGTCCATAGCCAATTCCTCCTGACAGGGGCCAAAACCCCATGACTTGCGAACGTTCACGGAATATTTCTCCGAGAGGCAGGTGGATGATGCCAAGCAAGGGGTCATCCTCCTTCAGTCGAGCATCCCGGACCGTGACAAAGACTTCTGCTTCACGCCAGTCGCGGATGAATCTCTCGCAGCCAGCGTTATAAAACGGTTTCGAGTTTTGAGGTTTTGTTCTCGTCTTAAATACCTTTCGGTGATTAAGGATGATAGTACAATATGCACTTGGGAGACCATCACCCGAGTCCTCTTCGTCGGTCGCCTCAGCGTCGTTTTCGGCCTTGCGCTTATTGAGTCGCTCCAACTCAAGACCAGTGATGTTATGCACTTGGATGCTGAATAGACCACTAGGGTAGCCGTCGGGCGGGGGTGCAGAAATGATCATGGCATCCTGCTCAGCCTTCAGCTCCTGAGCTGTCTGTTGCTCAAGCTCGCTGGCGTCTCGCTCCTTCTTGCCTTCCTTGAACATGGTCTCGCGAAGCTTACGTTCACTTGACTCTCTGACCTTCTCCTTAAGCTGATCCATAGTACGGATTTCAGGGTCATGAGTCTGCTTCTCAAACTGACACTGTTGGATTCTGGTCTTGGAGAAGTATCCAACGCTCCACTCCAGCTTTCCGGGCATACCATCACCCGATTTCAGGGCTCTGAAGCCATCTTTCCGATGTGACATTTTCCCATTAGATTTATCGTCCCTCATCAGTTCCTTGATGGGAATTTCAATACGTCCAAGGTCGTCGTCCGCCGTCAACCTATCGGAGTCCCACAGCTGAACGCGAAGTCGCTCGTCGATATTAAGCTCCTGTGGTGTCACGAGAACAAAACAAGTTTCATCCCAAACAGGCTCCATCTCATTCTCCAGTACTCGTGTCGTCCACATCACTTTACCAAATTTGGCCCAGCCGACCGAGACGTACCCGTCTGAGCTTCCTTCTTTGATAAGTGGAATGCCGGAATCACCCATCTTGAATTCGTAGCCGcgcttgatgttgacaacCAGAACGCCAACAGCGTTGGTATCCTTCTTGAAATCATCACCGGCAAGCATGTCCTTCAAGTCCAGGGTAAGGCTTTTGGGGGCAACATATTCAGCCATGGCGGCATCAACGGCGG is a genomic window containing:
- a CDS encoding related to WSS1 Protein involved in sister chromatid separation and segregation; protein product: MPEHDALVLSYSHLAKLPRANDALQTLKKVASLVKPIMRARNWKVRELAEFYPEQHNLLGLNINRGAKICLRLRHAGDKNQFMPIESVVDTMLHELSHIVHGPHDAKFHALWDQLRDEHEGLVLKGYTGEGFLSEGRRLGGSRIPPLEARRVAREAEEKRRARPGTGSGKRLGGSAPRPGEDIRRVIADAAERRSRILKGCGTDNLSETQIRNISDNATKNGFRTQAEEDEANDAAIAQALWELVQEDKSVEYGNSYIAPTADNPTGNGGGSVIPHRGPGGSSERSGEPPGWTCSTCTLHNPANYLCCDACGMERSEMSPRSQQVKNNRRSRSPVSQPAVIDLTTSSPPRDQQKSATASRNSRPRVTGQETASSGPQMWECSFCGTVMEKKWWTCSTCGKIKDNSR
- a CDS encoding related to histidine kinase; translated protein: MSPPEQPRESSQTRAIRPAAAVHDTGFPLACSESHQNQIQAPVPTTFDNVRPRATFDLVNDIKGHDATPRPFAGGRFLRDLGDASRSPSQSPFRLAMPSISPGQLAFSAMQYLPVPTLVLNNLKTVVLANEAMGRMLGLITEDSDEEDTLPTIESLRGQTLSQVGVDILQDGQPVWATWEAFLDSQVDEMGVRVAARDPRRSSQSGGDETPTASTMPLPERAPSPPARKTQDSIVEVVITRKNGNKTAFDGRYNPKESDCQVYAKMIITIWELEDHQTFFTLTFTSTESPSSTLHSTKRPIARPSILEAAERKSIAHSNPSSVASSRDSNSPSFHSPGIVTMSSSPFPPMGPPSVATHSSTPSLLQKMLLMKDALLNNTQMPILAMWKDGSVTFPNTAARKLFEKEAPLDTSLNGFDLMRYWHIYTEDFSERFAVEDMPICKLLKTEKPFSGFRVGMYDENRNKRIYDVLGEAIRDDSTGEFLAGVVTGRDVTVMTEEITQIKERDEERFKLICDTMPQLVWTATPDGMVDFWNTRFYTYTGLTPENSLGKSWVNAFHPDDLPEAHRRWQHSLNTGDSYVTEYRCQSKDGNWRWYLGRALPQRNKETGEVEKWFGTCTDVHESIQTKMSAKRTRQQLLSVIAHSHVTIFTVDPKRRVTMLEGALIWNNTHEENHDGTRWFIGENMYTVFNRLTAQLADGERPEFLEPIELLLDGKATEDLKEHGIDDRWYRTRFLPMFGKRPQEGGAKNDTYIEGVIGVIMDVTELKVREEALEKQSKEKRRAMANEAAAKEANRLKSQFLANMSHEIRTPITGVLGMAELLSGMQLDAEQQEYVENIQSSATSLLTVINDILDFSKVESGRLDIEEVQFSLSHIVKEVGRMLQFAVERKNLDFQSDIGDGIENDLVVIGDPGRVRQILTNLLTNSIKFTNQGYVRFSVTAEKETSESIEVRFSVEDSGIGIQDDVRKKLFQPFSQGDASTARRFGGTGLGLTICKNLLDLMHGRISLESNVGVGTRATFWIPFNKPSGPAEAGLANAGAIPDRLQSELSLSCNSSEYDQIVGTPPPFDGMQANNAGSRRTRFGISSTSSPDQELPASERAKIHVLVVEDNPINQKIATKTIGKLGFQVTAAWNGKEALEYLAGVQKGIKQKPDIILMDVQMPIIDGYKCTHLLRHHMPYKPLVQDVPIVAMTASAIQGDREKCTKAGMDDYLAKPVRGVILEKMLLRWCHSRRRTSATPDPTASDCSEMSEHCDNADIPNIGIDDNDMPQTSEEINGSPITPRPLTTNGYQNEPSPFDSTGLAVQVRRPEGETEWSNRLQETKLIDAAGGSSSYRRNSYHELQTGDSLTEENVNRLKSENQSTTRR